ATgatttttgttatttgcTTTAAATATCATATCTGTGTTCAACAGCGGTTGTGAGCCATCTACATCCGATGCAGCATTCTTCGCATACGTTAAATTGTTTTTAGAGCCCTCTCTGTCCTGCACATGTAAATTTTGTAACCCATTGATGTTATCCAGTAGCGTTTGTGTCtggatatatttttgtgatgaagaaaaatccATTTCACTGTGCTGTCAGTTACCACAAATATGAATAGAATTAAAAGAGTAATTTCTGTAAGTCACAGAcactttttcaatttggATTGTACTAgtaaattattttctatCCGATGAAAAGAATGTCCAATTGCAAGTCATGTATCTGATGTCAAGCACTGGCTATAACTCTAATTATGCTTAcgatgcgatgcgatgagctacGCAAGCAAAAAAAGCGTACATCACTGCATAGACAATCGcaaagaaaattttgaaaatgaaaaatttggcaccaaaatttttcaaattccaAGAGTCCCATTGCCAATAACTGTGTAGAGCATCTGTCACTGAAATGGGGATCACTAGCATTGGATTGGGCAAAGTCTAGAAATATTCTATGACGTCAATTTATGTCTGGTATTGGTACCGAACAATAACGGGATTTAAGAGCATTTAATTCAATTGAaccttttcaatttttaagtatattttattatttttaccTATTACACAGATACATATGGTGGGTTGTTTAAaagatttttttatctattGGAATCTCTTTATATACCAACCTTGCGTTCTATCTGTGTATGCACGTCATCACCGACCATGTTACCTGATAGCAGTCCGTTGTTTTCAGGGTAAATGTCCTCCCAGTCCACACTGGTCTCTTTGTTCATAAGTATATCGCGGTGAATTGAGCTCTGGCCCTGGGAGACAGGGTTGAAGTCGGTAGCATCCACTATCCCGATCTCCATCATACGTCTCATAGGCTCGGCAAGACCAAATATGTTTCTATATTGCTCCAGCTGTCTCCTATGCTGTGTCTCTTCCCAATTCTGTACACGGTGCATCAGAGGATGTCTATCGTTCAATTGCGATGACAATGGCACAGCACCACCTTCTTGCATTCTCAGCGTGTCCGGCAAACTGGCCGCATTAGACGTCACCCCTTGGCTCGTCGACACTCTATCCTGATGACCCTTTGGAACAATACTCATTCTatgctcttcttcttttataCCTTTATGTAATCTTGCACTTACTAACTCTCTGACAAACCGATAGTATTATAATGGCCCAAATCAACGTTTCCAATATATACCAACTAGCATGTTACACCTGCCAGGCTCTATAACTTTCGGAAATTTGTGCGGGAAAGCCCAATCGCCACCAAAAATCAGCAAAAGTAATAATGTACGTAACATAATGTATGATCTACGTTATCTATGATATCATCGGATCCAGAGTAATAAAGAATCTGAAGAACTGAATATTTAGACGGTTACCTTCAAAAGTGTATTTGGCCGGCAACTGTTGTCGTGCTTAGAGTTGAAATTATTTAGCGTTGATATTACCCCCAGTGACCCAAGAAATGATGGAAGTGTTGAAGCAGATAGAGATCCCAGGCGGTGGGCCGAGCACCTGTGGTGTTTTCAGTCGCGATGGACAATGGCTGGCGGTCGTGAGAGGTATAGAGGTGTATATTTATGAGACCTCGGGGTATCAATTGCGTGAGACATTGGTCTTGGAACACGCTGCTGGTGTGTCACAGATCTGCTGGTCGCCTGATGGCAAGTGCATTGCGTCTTGCTCCGATGACTTCACTGTTGTTGTGACACATAGACAGCTTGGGTTGTTACATAGACTAGTGGGCCATACAGCACCAGTTATATCTCTATGCTATAACAATAAAGGAAACTTGCTCTTTACTTCGTCAATGGATGAGAGTATCAAAGTTTGGGATGTGCTCACGGGCACTGTGATGAAGACAATGTCAGCACACTCAGAGCCCGTGGTATCCATTGATCTATCTGATAATGACGGGAGTATATTGAGCTCGGGCTCACACGATGGTCTTATTAGAATTTTTGACACAGCTACCGGCCATTGTTTGAAGACGTTGACTTACGATAAGGATTGGCAAAGTGAAACTGGTGTGGTGCCAATCGCTAAGGTGAAATTCTCCGCCAATACTAAGTATCTACTGGTTAAATCGTATGATGGTGTTGTGAAAATATGGGACTCAGTCTCGGGTGATGTTGTCCGAACGTTTAAACCATCTAATAAGAAGTATAACTTGACCCATTGCTGCGGTATGGACTTCATGTATCCACAGAGCACGCAATCTCCGTTGATCCTCAGCGGTTACGAGAAAGGAGAGATCTACTGTTGGGACTCAAACACAAAGGCTGAATTGCAAGTGTTGAAGATTGAAGAGTGTGACTCTGCGATTATAAGCATTGATTGCCACAACAACCTAATGTGCTCATTGTCTCTGGCAGGTAATTGCACGATCTGGAAATACGTTACTGAAACAACATAATGTTGTGTTTAGAGATTGAACTAAGTCCCATATCCTAATGGCTATTACTCATCTAATGTTCATCACTAAGCTGATTTCGGTGTTTATCTTCTCCATGTGCAAAAAGCCGAACCCGATGCccttgaaaaaaaacaaaaactaatACCAAAATAGCTGGAAATTACAAGGATGAAAGGTAATAATGCCAAACTAAAGGTGACTACTAATTGAACTAAAATTTACTAGGTCGATTAAGATAACTATCTATTGTTCTATCTCATAACATTGATAGTCTATTGAAAAGTTTGTTCTGAGTGGTGGGTTGGTATGATTAACAAAGACAGGTGAAAGTTATGATGATGCTAAATAGATTGAAATGTTTGGGAAAAGGGCCGTTGAGGTTTTATTCAGTTCATTCAGATACGGCAGGAGCTACTAAGACTATTTTGGACTTGCAGCGGAAGTATGTGGAAAGGAAACCACTTACTATGTGTACAGCATATGATTTCATTACTGCAAGTTGGGTTCAGAAAGCGGATACAGATATTCTTTTGATTGGTGATTCCATGGGCATGACTTCCCTAGGGTATGATTCAACTTCATCGTTAACTTTAGATGAATTTAAATATCATGTCAAATCTGTCTGTAGAGCAGAAGGTCCGTCTTTTATTGTCAGTGATATGCCATTCGGAAGTTTTGAAACTAGCATAAGCCAAGGTATTCAAACGGCAATTGATCTAATGAGATCCAGCAGTAAAGTAAAATCAATGAAAATTGAGTCCGGTTCCTGTCATAGTGACCATCATACCTACAAGTTAATTGGCGAACTTTGTTCAAGAGGTATACCTGTGATGGGCCATATAGGTTTAACACCACAGCGACAACACTCATTGGGTGGTTTCAAAGTCCAAGCCAACAAGAGTGTGCAGGAAATACATGATCTTTTGGCATCTGCAAAGAAATTAGAAGAACTTGGATGCTGGGGCATCGTATTGGAATGCATACCTCAGAGAGTGGCTGGATTTATCACGAAAGCATTATCCATACCAACAATTGGTATAGGTGCTGGTAACCAGACTAGTGGCCAAGTCCTTGTTGTATCAGATTTGTTGGGCTTCCTGGATAGCACACCGCCAAAATTTGTAAAAGAATATGACAACTTGGGGCAACGAGCAATTGATAGCATTAAAGCATACAACTCAGACGTTACTACAAAGGCTTTCCCAGAAACTGGAAAAcataatttcaaaattaaaGAGGATATATGGAACCAATTCTTGTCGGAAGTAAAAGTTGATAAAACATAATGGTCAGTGGTTGTTCATTTGTACTAGCATTCATATACAGCATATCGTGGTAAAGgttgttgtttttcatGACCGGGATGACACTTTCTTCATTTACatgtaataaaaaaaggCATCGAGTaaaaatgtaaataatTATTGTATCTATTTATCATGACAATTGATCTTAAAAGTATTTAGAACGTATGTACATAGGCAAATATTACTTGAAGCCTAATATGTGGTGGAATTTTTTGAACCTGAGCTGTGTTTAAAGTGATTACTCGACGTGATCATCAAATACATTGAAGTATTGTGCAATCTCTTTGGTAACCCAAGGCTTCCATTCTAAATCCAAGTATGCAAGATGTCCACCAATGTCGGTTTCACAGTGAACCACGTGTGGATTCTGCTTCATTAAATCGAATGGAACACCTTCAGGGCCAACCACTGGGTCATCTCTAGCATTTATACTTAATAGTGGGATCTTAATGTTTGGCAGTCTGTTTATGGAGCTAGCAGACTTGTAGTAGTCCATTGCACTCTTGAAACCTAAGCAAGGTGCTGTGTAAGTGCTATCGAAATCGGCGATTGTCTTAAACTTGAATGCCTTTTGCAAGTTGGACTTGGTGAAGTTATAATACGATGGGTTTTTGACAGTTGGAGGGTGATCTGGTTCAGTACCTTCTGGGACTTCTAGTTCACCCATATTGACCTTGACCAATCTTACTAAGAATTGTGTAATGTTCGCTGAGAACAAGTTCTTTGACCACCAGTCATTTGAAGTCTTAACAGAAGACATGACCATATCCCAAGGGTTACTTAGAGTACATGCTGCTGACAATGGTGTGttttcaccttcttcacCTAGATAGTTTGCCAGCATGGTGGCACCGAAGGAGAAACCCACAGCGTATATCTTCTTGTTTGGGTGGTGGTTTCTTACCCTTTGCAAAAATTCACGCGTATCCCCAGTATGGAACGCAGTAAACAAGCTTCTAGTGGTAATCTTAGAACGAGCACAGCCTCTACTGTTCAAAACCGCAACTTGGAATTTACCACCGCCGATTCTAGACAGTTGTTGGGTTAGGGATCTGATAACCGGCTCATGAGAGCCACCAGCCAAGCCATGCAGAACTAGCACCAATGGTCTGTCATCGCTGTGAACTTCTTGCAGTTCATTGTCTCTTAGGTATCTGGTACGTGGTTGCAAGCGCGGCCACCCTTCCGCGTGAGTATCGGCCTCGTCCTGCTTGAATTTCTCAACATCGAACTTCTTCGTGGTCTCGTTCAACTTATACTCATTTTCCCAGTCTTTCATCACGTAGTCCACGGTGCAAACACCTCCATCGGAGAACTTAACTATCTCTCTACCATAGAACACTTGAAACTCGCGGGAATAATCAGCGGATCCAAGGTACATGGTCTGCAAAATACCCGTAAACAGCGCAGGATTCAGCTTAAACTTAGCGTCGTTCTTCAACTCAGGAACATACTTGTTCAAAAACTCTTCGAATTGTAAGGGCTCCTCACCATTCTTCAACTGCAACTTGACAGTACCTTCATCATGCGTAACATGCTTGATAGTACCGTTATAACCCCAATTGAAAGGGTTGATCAATGGCCACGTATTCACCGACATACTGTTAATGCTCAATGTCCTGCGCCAAGGGAAAGACACGATCCTGAATGGCAAAAGGCCCCACTATTTATACTCGCTGCCTCGAGAAACAAAAAACGCTCATTGCATTTGCCAGCAGAGTTTGGCAGAGTTTGGCGTCATTTAGCTCCGCTGGTTCTCACCCCCTCCCCCTTTCTGCGTTGATTCCTCTGTGGTGATCATCACATCTCCCACAGACACAGAACACCCCGCAGCGCTAGTGTCCTCTGGACTCAGAAAAGCTACATTGCGATCTGGCATTGAGGATTCTGTGCGCAGGTTTCTCTGGCAAGTACTGCGACTCAGCCTCTGCTGGCCTTTCTATGCTTACTGCCTGCGGTGATTGTCTGGGTGCATGTGCTGCAGGTAGTCTGTTGACTAAAATTGTAAATACACCACCTGCAATTGTCAGAGAAACAAGCGCAGAGATTTCGTGCTACACAAACGGATCCGtctgcttcttctttttggcCCTTTCGCTGCGTGTTGTCGTGTAGCCGAGACTACTTTTCGGGATGCATGGTGTGGGATTGGTACGGTACTCTCTGAGCTCGGATTTTAGGAATCTGCATCCGATGCGGGTGTTTCTGTGGTGGGGCCGTGGGCTTTTTCCCTCCCGAATCCCTTTTTTGCCAAGTCCGTAACTCTTTCGTTGGCTGGTATGTATCACGTTCGGGTACATATGACCATAGACTCTGCCTGTGAACCATACCTTGATGGCTATGTTGGCAGGATTGTGAATGGATGTATGCATAATGCAGAACACAACTGTAAGTATAACTCGTTCTggtatattttcttttcagtttctcACCATATTTACTACATGGTTTTCTATGTACACAGGTTTTACaggaatattattttgtatgTTACGTTATCGGTTATGCTCTTACCTAGTCGATATCAAGGTTGATGTTCTGCACAATGGTGAGCTGGGTCTGTGATTTCGCCAGGAGCCTGTTGAAGAACGTCATGGACAGCGCGTTGCTGGCTCTCTTATCTTCGATTTCTCTCTTGATAGCACGCTTCTTCTCGACCACGGCCTCGCAAGAGGTGTATATCTCGCGGATGGGCACCTTCAGCACGACACGCACTTCCCGCGATATTCTCTCCGCGTTCTGGTGCACAAAGTCAAGCTCTTTCAATTTACGCTTGTACTTGCGCAACAGGTTGAGCGGAAGGGCTCTGGGCAGGTCGTGGATCAGGTACGCAACACCTAGCAAAGACGCCAGAATCAACAGGGGACTAGCAATTTTCTTCAGCGAGTTCACAGAGGTCAACCTCAGCCCATTATAGGCTATATTACTCATTAGCTTGCTACCACCAACGGAATAGATGGCCATGGTAGGTAATCTAGATGTGAACAGTAGTGATGGACGAGAAAAGTATTGCACCAAAGGGTACTCTTTCAACCCCAGTATGCCAGGAACCGTCTTTTTGACTACAGCACCAGTTTTATCGGCAGTATTTTGGCTCTCTCCAGATGTCAGAAGTGGAACTGACAAACTCCATCCAATGTAGCTCACAAAGCTGGACCATGATGGTGCAAAGAAATCCATTATCGACATGCGCACGTTGATCTTCTTGCTTACTGTATGAATTCGTTTAGTAAACATGAGGTCGCTTTGGAAAGACCTCTCCTTCATAAATTCATCGCCAAGCTCTTGCTTCCCAAGGGACTCAAGTTCATTTACAGTTTTCTCAGTTTGCATCCTTGCAAATTGCTCGCTACTAATAACATTTGATTTGATCTTGTCCCTAATGCATTGCTCAGTAGAGAAAACAAAGTCGTGTATGCGTGATACACCTTGGTATGAAGGCAGTTCGTCATAAGTCAGTTCTAGAGAGCTATTTATCTGACTCTTTGTAAATTCGTAGCACGAGTAAATGGCATTTTCTGCAATGTGTtctattttcattgttaGGTATCCAGTCTTATTTTGAGCTTCATTCAACACCGGTTCTAGCTCTTGAAGTTCCTTATCCAACTGTTtgtcctcttcttcaaatagCTTCAGGTTTGCTTTCGATATTATTTCAGCATCGGTCAACAACTTGGCAATATAAGTCTTCACAGGTAGCAACTTGGAAAGtgatcttttcttcaagacAAAGTTTCTTATGGAACTTTGTAAATGGTCAAAATCCGGGTCAGCTGAGTTGTATTCACCTCCATCATCACCTGGATCTGGATCTCCATCTGGTCCATTGCCTGCTCTAGGAGAATTTATGTCAGATTCAGGACtagaaataaaatgcaCAAACTCATTCGCCCTTTTGTGACTTTCGGGAGAAAGATCTTTAATTTgttttaatattaaatcCTTGCATCTTTGTTTGTCTCTTATCTTATCAAACTTCttaacaacaaaaaacatGAACTTCTTTTCAGTTGAAGCGAGTGAAATGAATTCTTTAGCGGATAAAGTCAACTGGTTTTCGGCATTTACGACAAATATTACAAGGTCAATCTCTTCTTGTTTTGCCATAACCTCAGCTGTTTGAAGTGAGTCGATATTTAATCCTGGGGAATCCATTAACGAAATATCAACAATACCATTACGTAGCAAGCTCTTCTCTGGGGACACTTTGTCATCTTTAATGTATATCTTGAGTAAAACATATTTGTCATTTCTCTGTACTAATTCTGGTAGAGAGGACAGAGGAAATATGTCATATGTGGTTCGATTATGAATGTCATAAATAGCGGGTACATCTTTGACTGTTGTAGCTAAGCGAAGTGGTATTGCATGGACTTCTTCGAGATTATTGTTATCACGGGATTCTAGAATTTCACAAAAGACATTTGTACATGGTAGTTGATCTTCCGGTAATAATCTTCTCCTCAGCAGAGAGTTACAAAACGCAGATTTTCCGGTATTGACATCGCCTGTAATAAACACCTTTGAGGACATATCATCAAGCCTTATTTTCAATGAGCTTAAATGTTTCTTCGCTACCTGAACTTGCgaatgaaataatttagCCAATGCCGCTTTGTCCAAATTGAAAGATTTGTCATGTTTAACTGTATAAGTACCTTCCAGTTTCAAGTGTGGTTGTAATACATTTAATTTATTCACATCATCTTCTTGGATTAAAAACATGGGTCTCTCTTCATTCTCCTGATCTATCTTATCAAGTAGATCGGAAACATGCGAGATGGCCTTTTGAAGAGTGGCtctattgttattatatgtCCATTGGCTTAACTGAGCTGAAAGCATGTTCTCGTTTGATGCCCTTCTATGGTGACTAGCAGACAAATCTTGATCCTGTTCATCTAGGATTAATTGGCCAtcatttcttgaataaGTGAGTTGAGAAGGTGGTGGTGTGACAAATGAATCATATGAATCGTCATTGTTTAAGCTTTCTAAAATCTCTTTTGCCgggtcttcttcttcttctttgttgcCATTCCCCTTGAAATTAATCTGTTTGGACATTATTAGCAGATGAGGCTGTCCAGTATTTATTATCCAAAACCACACACACGTTTGCTAATGTCACCTATTGAGGAAGAAAATGGTTGTAATCTGCTTTGTTGGTCTTAAATAAAGGAAGTAACTAGCAAGCCAAGCACTTagaataaatttattgGACTTGGTAGCACATAGAAATCATCCCAAAGTGTCATATTAATGCAACTTTCCCATACAAAGTTAAACTGTACAGGGCTATTTAGGGAACTGCCCCGAATTCATTAACTTTCTACTGGCTAATTAACGGTATATCCGATTGAGGTCACATGATCAAAACTTCAAATTATTTAACAATTAGCAAACACAAAGAGGCATGCACaatcaaataatatttgaacTTATATAGGCAACTAACGAGTTTATATGGTACAGATATACTACCTTTTCGAGTCATTGTTACAGTTTTGTGGTGGAATTAATTAGTAATGAGCTGAATAGCAAATTTGCGGCAGCAGGGAAAATACACATAAAGGTAGTTTGATTTAAATATGCTGAACTGATCAAAACGTAGATTAAAATTCATATTAATCCAATAGGAGttgtaaataaatatattagatATTCAGGTATTGCGATAGCCTAGTTTTGAGGAaagttttgatttttttacCATAATTTGTTTAAGATTATTTACCATAATAGCAGTAACGGATGAGCACCTCCAGCAACACTAGCGGTGAGTGTTCGCCCTTTTCCATTACAGACAGTATTGTAGTACAAGCTACAGATGATAATGCTGATAAGATTTTACAAGAGGTGGATTTAAGTGATCCGAATATTGATAAGAACGACACTTTCGAACTAAGACAACAAGTATCAATTAAAGAGAGCCCCCTTTATTATTTAAGAGATATACCATACTCGGCTTACACAAGTTTTCAGGTCTCTCTAATTTTCCTTATTGTCATTTATAATGGCTTCTTAGGACCATTGGCAGGTAACGTCTTTATACCTGCTCTGCCGCTGCTGCAAAAGGAATTTAACGTTTCTGAAACAACCATAAATGCTACGGTATCAGTATTCATGGCAACATTCTCCATCTCACCATTATTTTGGGGTGCCCTCGCAGATAAAGGAGGCAGaaagatattatatattatttcaatttctttaatggtcataataaatattctaTTGGCAAGTgtcccaaaaaaaataggaTCTTTGATATTCCTAAGAATTATTCAAGCTTTTGCATCAAGTTCCGTAATTTCACTAGGAGCGGGGACAGTGGCTGACTTGACACCACCAAAAGATAGAGGTAAAGCCATGGCATATTTTATGTTGGGTCCCAATTTGGGACCTATTTTGGCGCCTATAATTGCGGGGTTGATATTATTGGATAACAATAACTGGAGATGGTTATTTGGATTCCTTTGTATAGTGAGCGGATTAGGTTTGATAATGGTGATTCTCTTATTACCTGAAACACTGAGATGTATAGTTGGTAATGGAGATCGACAATGGGAGAATTGGAGCCAAAATGAGAATGATATGTCGACACAACCTGTAGACTTCTCATCACCGATTTCAAGGTGGTCATTTGTGTCAGATATTGGATTCCTGAATCCAATAACTCAAGATTCAATTTTTAAAGGTCTTTATCCACACCCACCAAAGTTTTCTGTTTGGACATATCTTCGTATTATGACCTTCCCGCCCGTAATATTAACATCCATCGCGAATGCATTGTTATTTTGCACATACTATAGTATAAGTGTAACATTGTCTCATTTTCTTGCAACTGAATACTCTTATTCTAATCTTAAAATAGGTGCATGTTATGTGTGTCCTGGTGTCTGTATGTTGTTAGGATCACAAATTGGTGGGCATTTATCTGATTCTATGAGAAAGAGTTGGAAGAAAGAGAACTATAATACAGAGTATCCTTTGGAATTCCGTTTAATATTGACTGTTTGCGGAGTTCTGTTAGCAATTGGCGGGTCAATTGGGTACGGCTGGTGTATTCAATTTCACTACCATATCTCGGCGGTACTTGTCTTTGCTGGTCTAATGGCATTCGGACTAACATGGTGCAATAATACAATTATGACATATCTGTCTGAGTTACTCTCCTTAAGAGTATCTAGTGCCATTGCAGTTAGTAGCTTTTTTAGAAATATTGCAGCAGCAATAAGTTCAGCACTAATTGCAAAACTGTGCCAAAAAATGGGTATTGGATTTTGTTTCTTAGGTTTGGGTTTGATTAACCTTGTCTCTTTGTTTTCGATATTGGTATTGATTAATAACAGAAATAAATGGGTTAAAGACAGTTTCTGAAACTTATAATTTCTAAGGGGCCTTCAATGAATTCTAAGTTTAAAATTTAGTGTCAATCTATTGCATTTTTCCTTGCAAGTTTATTAAGGATATATAGAGAtcaaataattaaaaattatacataattataatatggTGATCAAAAAATCAAGTAATACTTCTGAATAACATCTTCAGTTTAGGTTATTTATCAACATTCCGTTACGAACTAGATGTTTTAGATCATTCACTAATGATATGGCACCTATCTTCTTAGTTTTATATGAAGTATATCAGTATTATActgaaatatatatactcaCGGTCGTGATAGGATTTATGTATAGAAAAGTGGTTGATAATTTAATTGGGATGCTTTAAAG
This is a stretch of genomic DNA from Nakaseomyces glabratus chromosome M, complete sequence. It encodes these proteins:
- the UMP1 gene encoding Ump1p (CAGL0M06171g~Ortholog(s) have role in cellular response to DNA damage stimulus, proteasome assembly, ubiquitin-dependent protein catabolic process and cytosol, nucleus localization), translating into MSIVPKGHQDRVSTSQGVTSNAASLPDTLRMQEGGAVPLSSQLNDRHPLMHRVQNWEETQHRRQLEQYRNIFGLAEPMRRMMEIGIVDATDFNPVSQGQSSIHRDILMNKETSVDWEDIYPENNGLLSGNMVGDDVHTQIERKVGI
- the SWD3 gene encoding Swd3p (CAGL0M06193g~Ortholog(s) have histone methyltransferase activity (H3-K4 specific) activity and role in chromatin silencing at telomere, histone H3-K4 methylation, regulation of meiotic DNA double-strand break formation, telomere maintenance) — translated: MMEVLKQIEIPGGGPSTCGVFSRDGQWLAVVRGIEVYIYETSGYQLRETLVLEHAAGVSQICWSPDGKCIASCSDDFTVVVTHRQLGLLHRLVGHTAPVISLCYNNKGNLLFTSSMDESIKVWDVLTGTVMKTMSAHSEPVVSIDLSDNDGSILSSGSHDGLIRIFDTATGHCLKTLTYDKDWQSETGVVPIAKVKFSANTKYLLVKSYDGVVKIWDSVSGDVVRTFKPSNKKYNLTHCCGMDFMYPQSTQSPLILSGYEKGEIYCWDSNTKAELQVLKIEECDSAIISIDCHNNLMCSLSLAGNCTIWKYVTETT
- the ECM31 gene encoding 3-methyl-2-oxobutanoate hydroxymethyltransferase (CAGL0M06215g~Ortholog(s) have 3-methyl-2-oxobutanoate hydroxymethyltransferase activity, role in pantothenate biosynthetic process, respiratory chain complex IV assembly and mitochondrion localization) translates to MMMLNRLKCLGKGPLRFYSVHSDTAGATKTILDLQRKYVERKPLTMCTAYDFITASWVQKADTDILLIGDSMGMTSLGYDSTSSLTLDEFKYHVKSVCRAEGPSFIVSDMPFGSFETSISQGIQTAIDLMRSSSKVKSMKIESGSCHSDHHTYKLIGELCSRGIPVMGHIGLTPQRQHSLGGFKVQANKSVQEIHDLLASAKKLEELGCWGIVLECIPQRVAGFITKALSIPTIGIGAGNQTSGQVLVVSDLLGFLDSTPPKFVKEYDNLGQRAIDSIKAYNSDVTTKAFPETGKHNFKIKEDIWNQFLSEVKVDKT
- the EHT1 gene encoding medium-chain fatty acid ethyl ester synthase/esterase (CAGL0M06237g~Ortholog(s) have alcohol O-butanoyltransferase activity, serine hydrolase activity, short-chain carboxylesterase activity and role in medium-chain fatty acid biosynthetic process, medium-chain fatty acid catabolic process), which gives rise to MSVNTWPLINPFNWGYNGTIKHVTHDEGTVKLQLKNGEEPLQFEEFLNKYVPELKNDAKFKLNPALFTGILQTMYLGSADYSREFQVFYGREIVKFSDGGVCTVDYVMKDWENEYKLNETTKKFDVEKFKQDEADTHAEGWPRLQPRTRYLRDNELQEVHSDDRPLVLVLHGLAGGSHEPVIRSLTQQLSRIGGGKFQVAVLNSRGCARSKITTRSLFTAFHTGDTREFLQRVRNHHPNKKIYAVGFSFGATMLANYLGEEGENTPLSAACTLSNPWDMVMSSVKTSNDWWSKNLFSANITQFLVRLVKVNMGELEVPEGTEPDHPPTVKNPSYYNFTKSNLQKAFKFKTIADFDSTYTAPCLGFKSAMDYYKSASSINRLPNIKIPLLSINARDDPVVGPEGVPFDLMKQNPHVVHCETDIGGHLAYLDLEWKPWVTKEIAQYFNVFDDHVE
- the FZO1 gene encoding mitofusin (CAGL0M06259g~Ortholog(s) have GTPase activity, protein homodimerization activity, role in mitochondrial fusion and integral component of mitochondrial outer membrane, mitochondrial inner membrane localization); the encoded protein is MSKQINFKGNGNKEEEEDPAKEILESLNNDDSYDSFVTPPPSQLTYSRNDGQLILDEQDQDLSASHHRRASNENMLSAQLSQWTYNNNRATLQKAISHVSDLLDKIDQENEERPMFLIQEDDVNKLNVLQPHLKLEGTYTVKHDKSFNLDKAALAKLFHSQVQVAKKHLSSLKIRLDDMSSKVFITGDVNTGKSAFCNSLLRRRLLPEDQLPCTNVFCEILESRDNNNLEEVHAIPLRLATTVKDVPAIYDIHNRTTYDIFPLSSLPELVQRNDKYVLLKIYIKDDKVSPEKSLLRNGIVDISLMDSPGLNIDSLQTAEVMAKQEEIDLVIFVVNAENQLTLSAKEFISLASTEKKFMFFVVKKFDKIRDKQRCKDLILKQIKDLSPESHKRANEFVHFISSPESDINSPRAGNGPDGDPDPGDDGGEYNSADPDFDHLQSSIRNFVLKKRSLSKLLPVKTYIAKLLTDAEIISKANLKLFEEEDKQLDKELQELEPVLNEAQNKTGYLTMKIEHIAENAIYSCYEFTKSQINSSLELTYDELPSYQGVSRIHDFVFSTEQCIRDKIKSNVISSEQFARMQTEKTVNELESLGKQELGDEFMKERSFQSDLMFTKRIHTVSKKINVRMSIMDFFAPSWSSFVSYIGWSLSVPLLTSGESQNTADKTGAVVKKTVPGILGLKEYPLVQYFSRPSLLFTSRLPTMAIYSVGGSKLMSNIAYNGLRLTSVNSLKKIASPLLILASLLGVAYLIHDLPRALPLNLLRKYKRKLKELDFVHQNAERISREVRVVLKVPIREIYTSCEAVVEKKRAIKREIEDKRASNALSMTFFNRLLAKSQTQLTIVQNINLDID
- the DTR1 gene encoding Dtr1p (CAGL0M06281g~Ortholog(s) have amine transmembrane transporter activity, role in amine transport, ascospore wall assembly, transmembrane transport and cell periphery, prospore membrane localization), with protein sequence MSTSSNTSGECSPFSITDSIVVQATDDNADKILQEVDLSDPNIDKNDTFELRQQVSIKESPLYYLRDIPYSAYTSFQVSLIFLIVIYNGFLGPLAGNVFIPALPLLQKEFNVSETTINATVSVFMATFSISPLFWGALADKGGRKILYIISISLMVIINILLASVPKKIGSLIFLRIIQAFASSSVISLGAGTVADLTPPKDRGKAMAYFMLGPNLGPILAPIIAGLILLDNNNWRWLFGFLCIVSGLGLIMVILLLPETLRCIVGNGDRQWENWSQNENDMSTQPVDFSSPISRWSFVSDIGFLNPITQDSIFKGLYPHPPKFSVWTYLRIMTFPPVILTSIANALLFCTYYSISVTLSHFLATEYSYSNLKIGACYVCPGVCMLLGSQIGGHLSDSMRKSWKKENYNTEYPLEFRLILTVCGVLLAIGGSIGYGWCIQFHYHISAVLVFAGLMAFGLTWCNNTIMTYLSELLSLRVSSAIAVSSFFRNIAAAISSALIAKLCQKMGIGFCFLGLGLINLVSLFSILVLINNRNKWVKDSF